The following proteins come from a genomic window of Galactobacillus timonensis:
- a CDS encoding DUF2200 family protein, which yields MAGMNAMDMKLSKIYPLLVAKAIRKGHSRQDVDRVIFWLTGWDMTQINLDMRYGDFLQNAPAYNPAAESITGIICGTRVEEIQDPVTRRMRQLDKLIDELAKGKPLEKVLRY from the coding sequence ATGGCAGGAATGAACGCTATGGATATGAAACTTTCAAAGATTTATCCGTTATTGGTCGCCAAGGCAATTCGCAAAGGACACTCCCGCCAGGACGTGGACCGGGTCATCTTCTGGCTCACGGGCTGGGATATGACGCAGATCAACCTGGATATGCGCTATGGTGATTTTCTTCAGAATGCCCCTGCTTACAATCCCGCGGCAGAATCCATCACGGGAATAATCTGCGGCACCCGGGTGGAAGAGATTCAGGATCCAGTAACCCGCAGAATGCGGCAGCTGGATAAACTGATTGATGAGCTGGCAAAAGGAAAACCGCTCGAGAAGGTG